In a genomic window of Pseudomonas mohnii:
- a CDS encoding alpha/beta fold hydrolase, translated as MSALKWVRGVNGTLGWFAPKLVARKMRLAFMTPRDLPPRDWELPLLAKSERITLRFGLSALRWGQGPAVLLMHGWEGRPTQFASLITALVDAGYTVVALDGPAHGRSPGTEANVVLFARAMLEAAAELPPLQAVIGHSMGGASAMLAVQLGLRTETLVTIAAPARILGVLRGFARYVGLPPKARSAFIRQVEKDVGMRAATLDVAHYQLDMPGLIIHAEDDKFVLVKESQAIHEAWFDSRLLRLQEGGHQRVLADPRVIDGVLSLLAGRSLQSRQSA; from the coding sequence ATGAGCGCGTTAAAGTGGGTTCGTGGCGTCAATGGCACCTTGGGTTGGTTTGCTCCAAAACTGGTTGCAAGAAAAATGCGACTGGCGTTCATGACGCCGCGAGATTTGCCGCCGCGTGATTGGGAATTGCCGCTGCTGGCCAAATCCGAACGGATCACTTTGCGTTTCGGTCTCTCGGCATTGCGCTGGGGGCAGGGCCCGGCAGTGCTGCTGATGCACGGTTGGGAAGGCCGGCCGACGCAGTTTGCCAGTCTCATCACTGCCCTGGTCGATGCCGGGTACACGGTGGTTGCCCTCGACGGCCCGGCGCACGGTCGCTCGCCGGGAACCGAGGCGAATGTCGTGCTGTTCGCCCGCGCCATGCTCGAAGCCGCCGCCGAGCTGCCACCGCTTCAAGCCGTCATCGGTCACTCCATGGGCGGGGCCAGTGCCATGCTCGCTGTGCAACTGGGCTTGCGCACCGAAACTCTGGTGACAATCGCAGCTCCGGCGCGAATCCTCGGTGTACTACGTGGCTTTGCGCGCTATGTCGGGTTGCCGCCAAAAGCTCGCTCGGCATTCATCCGTCAGGTTGAGAAAGACGTCGGCATGCGCGCTGCCACGCTGGATGTGGCGCACTACCAACTGGACATGCCCGGCCTGATCATCCATGCCGAAGACGACAAGTTTGTTTTGGTGAAGGAATCGCAGGCGATCCACGAAGCCTGGTTCGACAGCCGTCTGTTGCGTCTGCAAGAAGGCGGTCATCAGCGAGTATTGGCCGACCCTCGGGTGATTGATGGCGTGCTATCACTTCTGGCCGGACGAAGTCTGCAATCGCGCCAATCGGCCTGA
- a CDS encoding tRNA dihydrouridine synthase: MQIALAPMEGLVDDILRDVLTRVGGIDWCVTEFIRVNDQLLTPAYFHKFGPELLNGARTAAGVPLRVQLLGSDPVCLAENAALACELGSEVIDLNFGCPAKTVNKSRGGAVLLKEPELLNQIVEQVRRAVPSHIPVTAKMRLGFDSPDGSLVCATALAEGGAAHIVVHARTKTDGYKPPAHWEWIPRVQDVVKVPVFANGDIWSVEDWRRCREISGVEDIMLGRGLVSRPDLARQIAAARAGEEVIEMTWAELLPLIQDFWLQAKAQMTPRQSPGRLKQWLAMLTRNYPEAVELFSVLRRETELDQVSRLLGLQVAEAA, translated from the coding sequence ATGCAAATTGCCTTGGCGCCCATGGAGGGGTTGGTTGACGACATCCTGCGCGACGTGCTGACCCGCGTGGGTGGCATTGATTGGTGCGTAACCGAGTTCATTCGTGTCAACGATCAGTTGCTCACGCCTGCCTATTTCCACAAGTTCGGCCCGGAATTGCTCAACGGTGCTCGCACCGCTGCCGGTGTGCCGCTGCGCGTGCAGTTATTGGGTTCCGATCCGGTGTGCCTGGCAGAGAACGCCGCGCTGGCCTGTGAGCTGGGGTCCGAAGTGATTGATCTGAACTTCGGCTGCCCGGCCAAAACCGTGAACAAGTCTCGTGGTGGTGCAGTGCTGCTCAAGGAGCCGGAGCTGCTGAACCAGATCGTCGAACAGGTCCGTCGCGCCGTTCCGTCGCACATTCCCGTGACCGCCAAGATGCGCCTGGGCTTCGACAGCCCGGATGGCTCACTGGTGTGCGCCACGGCCCTGGCCGAAGGTGGCGCTGCGCACATCGTGGTTCATGCACGAACCAAAACCGACGGCTACAAGCCTCCAGCGCATTGGGAGTGGATTCCGCGGGTTCAGGACGTGGTCAAGGTGCCGGTGTTTGCCAATGGCGATATCTGGAGTGTCGAAGACTGGCGCCGTTGCCGCGAAATCAGCGGTGTGGAAGACATCATGCTCGGTCGCGGCCTGGTTTCACGTCCGGACTTGGCTCGGCAAATTGCTGCGGCAAGGGCCGGTGAAGAGGTCATTGAGATGACCTGGGCCGAGCTGCTGCCTCTGATTCAGGATTTCTGGCTGCAAGCCAAGGCGCAGATGACGCCTCGCCAATCACCGGGCCGTTTGAAGCAATGGCTGGCGATGCTGACCCGCAATTATCCCGAAGCGGTGGAGCTGTTCAGTGTCCTGCGTCGTGAGACCGAGCTGGATCAGGTCTCGCGCTTGTTGGGGCTGCAGGTCGCTGAAGCCGCCTGA
- a CDS encoding TetR/AcrR family transcriptional regulator, with the protein MNDKKAQTRERILKAASAALIQRGPAEPSVGEVMGAAGLTVGGFYAHFESKDAMMLEAFKQLLGRRRDLIADMDAELTGEERRALVAAFYLSRKHRDSSESACPIPASIGELGRLPDAFRIALNEHMELMVAQLAASPEDTDKALADMALMVGGLALARALGPGDLSDRLLRAAKSAVR; encoded by the coding sequence ATGAACGATAAAAAAGCTCAAACCCGTGAACGCATCCTCAAGGCTGCCAGCGCAGCGCTGATTCAGCGCGGCCCGGCCGAGCCTAGCGTGGGCGAAGTAATGGGCGCAGCCGGCCTGACCGTCGGCGGCTTTTATGCGCACTTCGAAAGCAAGGACGCAATGATGCTGGAGGCGTTCAAGCAATTGCTGGGTCGCCGCCGTGACCTGATTGCTGACATGGATGCCGAACTGACCGGTGAAGAGCGTCGCGCCCTGGTCGCGGCGTTCTATCTGTCGCGCAAACACCGTGATTCCAGCGAGTCTGCGTGCCCGATTCCGGCCTCGATCGGTGAGCTCGGACGTCTGCCCGATGCCTTCCGGATCGCACTGAATGAACACATGGAACTGATGGTCGCGCAGTTGGCGGCCAGTCCCGAAGACACCGATAAAGCCCTGGCCGACATGGCCTTGATGGTGGGCGGTCTGGCGCTGGCACGGGCGCTGGGCCCCGGTGATTTATCCGACCGATTGCTTCGCGCTGCCAAGTCAGCAGTGCGTTGA
- a CDS encoding acyl-CoA thioesterase, translating into MGWDRATPFIIDLQVGAEDIDGLGHANNAVYVTWLERCAWRHSQRLGLDLVEYRRLDRAMAVVRHEIDYLAAAYEGDELQLATWIVDWDQRLKMTRHFQLKRPSDNTTLLRAQTTFVCIELSTGRPKRMPVEFIEGYGPALLSLQLS; encoded by the coding sequence ATGGGCTGGGATCGGGCAACGCCATTTATCATTGATCTGCAAGTGGGCGCCGAGGACATCGACGGGCTCGGGCACGCCAATAATGCGGTGTACGTCACCTGGCTCGAGCGCTGTGCGTGGCGCCACTCCCAGCGCCTGGGCCTGGATCTGGTCGAGTATCGTCGACTGGACCGGGCGATGGCGGTGGTGCGGCATGAGATCGATTACCTGGCGGCCGCTTATGAGGGCGACGAGCTGCAATTGGCGACCTGGATCGTCGATTGGGATCAGCGCCTGAAAATGACCCGACACTTCCAGTTGAAGCGCCCGAGCGACAACACCACGCTGCTGCGGGCGCAAACCACCTTTGTTTGCATCGAACTGTCCACCGGTCGGCCCAAGCGCATGCCAGTGGAGTTCATCGAGGGTTATGGCCCGGCGTTGCTGTCGCTCCAACTATCGTAG
- a CDS encoding Hsp20 family protein, producing MSTAFSLAPLFRSSVGFDRFNDLFETALRNEPGSTYPPYNVEKHGDDQYRIVVAAAGFQEEDLELQVEKGVLTISGGKRDSNEGVTFLHQGIAQRAFKLSFRLADHIEIKAAGLSNGLLSIDLLRVIPEEAKAKRIPINGTEKPALQH from the coding sequence ATGAGTACTGCATTTTCCCTGGCGCCTCTGTTCCGTTCCTCGGTAGGCTTCGATCGTTTCAACGACCTGTTCGAAACCGCCCTGCGCAATGAACCAGGCAGCACTTACCCACCGTACAACGTCGAAAAGCACGGTGACGATCAATACCGCATCGTCGTGGCGGCGGCCGGTTTCCAGGAAGAAGACCTGGAGCTGCAAGTCGAGAAGGGTGTGCTGACCATTAGTGGCGGCAAACGTGACAGCAACGAAGGCGTGACCTTCCTGCACCAAGGCATTGCCCAGCGTGCGTTCAAGCTGTCGTTCCGACTGGCGGACCATATCGAAATCAAGGCTGCTGGCCTGAGCAACGGTCTGTTGAGCATCGACCTGCTGCGGGTGATTCCGGAAGAGGCGAAAGCCAAACGCATCCCGATCAACGGGACGGAAAAACCGGCTCTGCAGCACTGA